The Mesoplodon densirostris isolate mMesDen1 chromosome 8, mMesDen1 primary haplotype, whole genome shotgun sequence genomic interval gaagcccctattcaacccctattcagtatcttataacctataatggaaaagaatctgaaaaagaacatgtgATTTTATccatatatctctctatatagatatatatatcaatatatatacctacatatatatatatatatcactttgatgtacacctgaaactaacacaacattgtataccaactatacttgaaaataaaaatccacTGGTTcagcttctctggagaaccctaacacaGTGGACCTGAGAGGCACTGTTTCCCAGCCTCCACAGTCCTGCTTTGCAGTACACATATTGACTCTCCACACAGATTTGAGAGCACCTCCTCTGTGGTTCCTGTGAGCTTCTGTTGCTGAGGAGAAATGAGAAGGTGGAGGTTAGTGGAATGAGCTACAGCCCCCACCACTACAGGTGATCTCAATGCCTCCACTGGTActcatctcttttctctcctccacCTTGGCAAGTCTTTGTGGCTTGCTTGATGGAGTAACCCAAATATCCTTGAGGAGGGCtggccaataaacatgaaaagatttGTGTTTCAGACTATTAGTCTATATATTACTGTCTcattggttttcatttttcagtcttaaaacaatcatttcaaaataatttttaaggtaATGTTAAATAAGGGTGTGCAAATAAAGAAGATCTACTAATTGAGGTAAATCCCAACTTATCACAGTCCAAACTACATATTCTTTTTGAGACAGCATATCTCTTTTGCTAATAAGGTAAAAACTATTAAGTTCTCTATGTCCTTGTAAGTTAGATCTCCTACAGGAGCAAGAATAATCATATAAAGGGCTGGAAAATCTGCTTCCATTGAATCAAATACCAGGCTGTCCCCAATTCAACAGGTTATATAAATAAATCTGTTTGAGAAAGAGCTTTCCTTGGCAAAACAAATTAGAATGTATGTTTTAGATTTGTCAAACCACACAAAGAACATTATTAAGTATACTCAATTGAATAAATCTTTATTGAGCTCCCACGGGGTGCATGAATTTAGGATCTATAATTTACATAAGTAGAAAAGTGTTACTTTAGAcccttaacaatttaaaaaaaagcaaattacaacTTCTCTATATATTTCAAGTGAATCATTTAATGTGAGTGAGGCTCAGTTTGATATTACCATAAGTATTAACACATGAAAATGGGCAAGTATAAACATTTTCCCTTCTATCAAAAACAGGTTTGATGCCAGGATAAACTAGCCTGTTGATTTAACAATAGCTGATTAAAAAGGCTAGAGAATCTGGAAGTAAAAAACGTACTTGGAAGCAATGTCCTCTGAGGGCTCATTCCCCTGAGGGCAGCAAAATGCTGAAAAATTTAACTGGCTCAAAAATTATACTGAGAGATCAAAAAGAAGAGTTAGTCACAGCTTGGGAAAAAATTTTGAGAACAGATGACACTAAATGTAGTTAGATTAATAATTCCAAAGTTTCCCTGGAGTTATAATAGCACTCTGAGCTAACCAAAGGGGCTATAACCTCATGCTCCTTTGAACAGAGTGGTTTTAAATGATAGATTCTCCAGTGCACCAACTGTATTTTCAAGTATAATTCTAGTATTTGTACCTAGCAATACAGAAGAAAAAGCAGCAGGGAGAAAGTGTCAAGTATATAGGACATAAAAGGGTTTGGCAGCCCTAGAATTCCCAGTTTGAATCTTTTTCATCAGGAAAATCCCATTCCGGCTCAGTCCAAGGTGACACTGGAGGTGGTGCTGTTGATGGCCTGTGACAAGCAGGAGGCAACAGTGAAAGTATTGAACTCTGGCtttcttccttcatctgttaAAGAAACTCAAAATAAGGCTGTTGGTACATAAATTCAATACATTAGTTTTATTtagtaaaaaataacttttaaagaaatcatgttaaatgtgtttaaattgtttttaggtattttcacTTAAACATGCCTTTGATTCTGGTCATCCAAAAACAAGAAGAAGTAACAGCCAAATAAACTGACTTTTATCAGAATTATTTTGCCCATACATCATTTCTAgccaatatagaaaaataaaatgtctctaCGTTAATCAAAATATAAGCTGAGGATAAAGTAACACATGATGATATTCCGTTTGTCTTTACTCATTTTGTTTCGCAGaatggaaatattttagaaagtcTATAATTAAACTACCAAAAacgttttctttttaactttaccttataagaaaattattaagaatctTAGTAACCAAACTGTCTCATTAAGCCAACAAAATGATGTGACTTTTTAATAGTATTAAAAAACATCTAAACAACAAAGATAGATCAGCTCACCTGTTTGAAGAAAACATGGGATAATAAACTGCTTGCTGATGGCctgaaatttttttgaaaaaattattttaaaaaagacctcATATTagaatgtagatttttttggtgTAAACTATGTTAGAACTTAGGTTTAGAGCTATAAAACTCAATACAcaaaagttaaaaggaaaaaatatatgtaaggaAGCCCAATTCTTAGCTTCAACCTTAACTAATGAGAAGAATTAATTCTAGAGATAACCTTCAATTAGTCTGTGACTTAACATTTATTAGGCACTTACTAATTATAAGGAACTATACTATGCATTAAGGGtcttaaaaaagattaaaaagacacacacCTTATTTCCAAAATGCTAACGCATTAGTTATCTGTGATAATAATTATTGTAATACCAGCAActaacactcttgtactgcttgGAAGTTTCTAAAATGTCTTAACATAAGTGCAGTAATTAACGTCCACAAAGATTAACTGATTTTTACAAGGTGACTTGGTTAGGAAATGACACAGCTGAGACTGAAGCCCAAGTCTTCTGACTTCTAATCTATTCTTCCCATTTGCTCATTGTCTCCACTTGTTTTTAGCATTGGTATTTCCTGGATTAGGCTACTGTATAGTTTTTTGATGAATAGACTGATGAAAGATTTGAATTTGGCAAGAAGGAAATATCACAAAACTTCTATAAAATACAAGACACAGATGTTTTATGCTATTTAGAAGTGACCTATATTACCTTTTCTCAGGATCTTGCTGCAAACAGAGCTGTACCAAGCTAAGGAAGGCAGGAGAGAATGTTTTGGAGGGCGGTGTTTGCAATCTGTCACTATTTACTGTGCGAGTTCCACTGGAGGAGACATGTACACTTTCTCCAATCCCAGAGTCTACACCTGATCGGGAATTTTTCATTCTGGATTCTGACTGAGGGAAAATACTGATATCCAATGGGCTATAAGGAGGACCTTTCAGTTTCTGTAACAAcatctaaaagaaagaaaaatttccttCAGTCATTTTCAGGCAAAATATTaaagcaataacaacaacaataaaggtTCTAAGAGTCTACAgcaaagatgtttaaaagaaattatCTAGAATGTAAGGGATCTTATGAAAGGAAAGTAGTTCAGGGATTTTAGAAGCATTTACCTGAGTCCTGTGCATGTCCTGGAAAGGTACCTGCCCACTGGCCAATTCACATGCTGTAATCCCAACGCTGTAAATATCTGACTTTACATTATATCCATGTAAATCCTGTAGAACAATTAATTTGAAGTCCTTTACTGTAAATACCCTTTAAAAAGTtacatacatatacttttttGATAAAGGGTGGTGAATAATAATGGAAAAAACTCATGAGAAATCAAGATATACCTAATATTtggtatacatttaaaaattcctaaCATAATAATTTtgacaagaaagaataaaaaaagtctTGCAGTAGGCCTTTCATCAATCCAAATATAAGGGCACAACTGTCCTTTAGTCAAACTCAGAAGACACTTAAGACGCATAGACAACCCAATGCAATGGCCACACCTGACCTGTCTCAGTAGTTCTGGACTCAGCCACGGCTGCACTGATGTGCTGAACTGTGGGAAATCATACACAGCCCTATGCTTCTGTCCGTGCTTAACCAAACTATGCAGATGGGACAGGCCAGAGAGGGTCACTAGGCCATCACCAGAAATGAGGATATGGCTGGCTTTAATACTCctagaacaaaaagaaacaatccTAAATACTAAGAAATTGGCCAAtgaagaaaggataaaaatctGGTCAGAATAAATCCATGTATTCCCTTGGAAATTAAATACTCCTTAGAAGTTATAATTTAAAGTTAAATGCAATATTATCCAATAAAAGATAGCCTCTCATGGTATTAACAAAACTTATAAAGATATGTTTAATGTAAAAATTTCCTTcatcaaataaattataaaagagCCTTGTTTTTCATCCTAAACACGGAA includes:
- the STRADB gene encoding STE20-related kinase adapter protein beta isoform X1, which produces MSLLDCFCTSRTQVESLRPEKQSETSAHQNLVDEPTLSLLPPSTRASEVICSTNVSHYELQVEIGRGFDNLTSVHLARHTPTGTLVTVKITNLENCTEERLKALQKAVILSHFFRHPNITTYWTVFTVGSWLWVISPFMAYGSASQLLRTYFPEGMSETLIRNILFGAVRGLNYLHQNGCIHRSIKASHILISGDGLVTLSGLSHLHSLVKHGQKHRAVYDFPQFSTSVQPWLSPELLRQDLHGYNVKSDIYSVGITACELASGQVPFQDMHRTQMLLQKLKGPPYSPLDISIFPQSESRMKNSRSGVDSGIGESVHVSSSGTRTVNSDRLQTPPSKTFSPAFLSLVQLCLQQDPEKRPSASSLLSHVFFKQMKEESQSSILSLLPPACHRPSTAPPPVSPWTEPEWDFPDEKDSNWEF
- the STRADB gene encoding STE20-related kinase adapter protein beta isoform X2; translated protein: MSLLDCFCTSRTQVESLRPEKQSETSAHQNLVDEPTLSLLPPSTRASEVICSTNVSHYELQVEIGRGFDNLTSVHLARHTPTGTLVTVKITNLENCTEERLKALQKAVILSHFFRHPNITTYWTVFTVGSWLWVISPFMAYGSASQLLRTYFPEGMSETLIRNILFGAVRGLNYLHQNGCIHRSIKASHILISGDGLVTLSGLSHLHSLVKHGQKHRAVYDFPQFSTSVQPWLSPELLRQDLHGYNVKSDIYSVGITACELASGQVPFQDMHRTQMLLQKLKGPPYSPLDISIFPQSESRMKNSRSGVDSGIGESVHVSSSGTRTVNSDRLQTPPSKTFSPAFLSLVQLCLQQDPEKRPSASSLLSHVFFKQAINSTTSSVTLD
- the STRADB gene encoding STE20-related kinase adapter protein beta isoform X3, producing MSLLDCFCTSRTQVESLRPEKQSETSAHQNLVDEPTLSLLPPSTRASEVICSTNVSHYELQVEIGRGFDNLTSVHLARHTPTGTLVTVKITNLENCTEERLKALQKAVILSHFFRHPNITTYWTVFTVGSWLWVISPFMAYGSASQLLRTYFPEGMSETLIRNILFGAVRGLNYLHQNGCIHRSIKASHILISGDGLVTLSGLSHLHSLVKHGQKHRAVYDFPQFSTSVQPWLSPELLRQDLHGYNVKSDIYSVGITACELASGQVPFQDMHRTQMLLQKLKGPPYSPLDISIFPQSESRMKNSRSGVDSGIGESVHVSSSGTRTVNSDRLQTPPSKTFSPAFLSLVQLCLQQDPEKRPSASSLLSHVFFKQPYFEFL